One Sphingobacteruim zhuxiongii DNA window includes the following coding sequences:
- a CDS encoding Gfo/Idh/MocA family protein: MENNSRRDFIKNASLLTGFTIVSNTVLGKKFGHIAPSDRLNIAGIGVGGIGRRNLNNMKTENIVALCDVDWKYASKTFNDYPKAQRFKDWRKMFDEIGNSIDAVLVATPDHTHAGVTAHAITLGKHTYTQKPLTHNVYESRLLTKLAKQYGVATQMGNQGNSFDWCREIAEWIQSDAIGEITEVHCWTNRPIWPQGLMKPKEGMPIPKDLDWNLFLGPAEHRDFNSVYTPWNWRGWYDFGTGALGDMACHIMDPIYWALNLKYPTKVNGSSTLSNLYSPPHAEIVKYTFPARPKAGKVKMPEVDVYWYDGGLLPDRPKELTPGMMMGDPDGGIIFVGKKGKIMTGCYGMNATLLPVENMKDFKKPSPWIPRVKGGNGDIWKTDAHEQDWIRAAKESKENRTETSSNFQFSGPFNEMVVMGVLAVRLQALHRELLWDGENMRFTNINPNDEIKVVSVDEFSVIDGHPRFNRQSVTLNAAQAAQEWINKPYKNGFALPPMPK; encoded by the coding sequence ATGGAAAATAACTCAAGAAGAGATTTCATTAAAAACGCAAGCTTGTTAACTGGTTTCACTATTGTGTCGAACACTGTACTAGGTAAGAAGTTTGGGCATATCGCTCCTAGCGATCGCTTGAATATTGCCGGAATTGGAGTGGGCGGAATCGGGAGAAGAAACCTAAACAATATGAAGACCGAGAATATTGTTGCCTTATGCGATGTGGACTGGAAATATGCATCGAAGACTTTCAATGACTATCCAAAGGCACAACGCTTCAAAGATTGGCGTAAGATGTTTGATGAAATCGGAAATAGTATTGATGCTGTGTTAGTTGCTACACCAGATCATACACACGCTGGTGTTACTGCACACGCCATTACACTTGGAAAGCATACCTACACCCAAAAGCCACTAACCCATAATGTTTACGAATCTAGACTTTTAACGAAGTTGGCAAAGCAATATGGTGTAGCGACACAGATGGGAAATCAAGGTAATTCATTTGATTGGTGTCGTGAAATTGCAGAATGGATACAATCCGATGCTATTGGCGAAATTACTGAAGTACATTGCTGGACAAACCGTCCAATTTGGCCGCAAGGATTAATGAAACCTAAAGAAGGAATGCCTATTCCGAAAGATTTAGATTGGAACCTATTCTTGGGCCCTGCGGAACATCGCGATTTTAATTCAGTTTACACTCCTTGGAACTGGAGAGGCTGGTACGATTTCGGAACAGGTGCCTTAGGCGATATGGCTTGTCACATTATGGATCCTATTTACTGGGCATTGAACTTGAAGTATCCGACGAAAGTAAATGGTAGTTCAACATTAAGTAACCTATATTCGCCACCGCATGCGGAGATTGTAAAATATACGTTCCCTGCGCGTCCGAAGGCTGGAAAGGTAAAAATGCCGGAAGTTGACGTTTATTGGTATGATGGCGGATTATTGCCAGACAGACCGAAAGAACTTACACCAGGTATGATGATGGGTGACCCAGACGGAGGTATTATCTTCGTTGGTAAAAAAGGTAAAATCATGACTGGATGTTACGGCATGAATGCGACTTTATTACCTGTTGAAAACATGAAGGACTTCAAAAAACCAAGCCCATGGATTCCACGTGTCAAAGGTGGAAATGGTGATATTTGGAAAACAGATGCCCACGAGCAGGACTGGATCCGCGCGGCAAAAGAATCTAAAGAAAACCGTACGGAGACAAGTTCCAATTTCCAATTTTCGGGTCCATTTAATGAGATGGTCGTTATGGGGGTTCTTGCTGTGCGACTTCAAGCACTACATCGCGAATTACTGTGGGATGGTGAAAACATGCGCTTTACGAATATCAATCCAAATGACGAAATCAAGGTCGTATCGGTAGATGAGTTTAGCGTAATCGATGGACACCCTAGATTTAATCGTCAATCAGTAACGCTGAATGCTGCTCAAGCAGCACAAGAGTGGATTAATAAGCCGTACAAAAACGGATTTGCATTGCCACCGATGCCAAAATAA
- a CDS encoding 3-keto-disaccharide hydrolase — protein sequence MINSILIGSGILALLSVGIQEQPVIDTDSSIRYHIDIEKKGKWINLLAGNSLDSWHQYNAGAIKGWQVQDGILSTAGKNGDIVTNDEFENFELEMEWKIEKAGNSGIFIYVVEHPDNKYMYQTGPEFQIIDNENYPQQLTEQQKTGAMSDVIAPNISPLNPAGQWNKTRIVSKNGQVQHWLNKKLILTYQMGSAELKEHIAKSKFAALPYAKIAKGKIGIQDHGNPAFFKNIRIREIN from the coding sequence ATGATAAACAGCATCTTAATCGGCAGCGGCATCCTAGCCTTGCTATCTGTTGGAATACAAGAACAGCCTGTTATCGATACGGATAGTTCAATAAGATATCATATCGATATAGAGAAAAAAGGTAAATGGATTAATCTATTGGCCGGCAATTCATTAGATTCTTGGCATCAGTACAATGCTGGTGCAATCAAAGGATGGCAAGTACAAGATGGGATTCTATCGACTGCGGGCAAAAACGGTGATATTGTTACTAACGATGAATTCGAGAATTTCGAATTAGAAATGGAGTGGAAAATCGAAAAAGCCGGTAATAGCGGAATTTTTATCTACGTCGTCGAACATCCAGACAATAAGTACATGTATCAAACAGGACCGGAATTTCAGATTATTGATAATGAAAACTATCCGCAGCAATTAACAGAGCAGCAGAAAACAGGCGCCATGTCAGACGTTATTGCTCCCAATATTTCACCTTTAAATCCTGCGGGACAATGGAATAAGACTAGAATCGTATCCAAAAACGGTCAGGTTCAACATTGGCTAAACAAGAAACTTATTCTTACCTATCAGATGGGATCTGCAGAATTGAAGGAGCATATTGCAAAGAGCAAATTCGCTGCCTTGCCCTACGCCAAGATCGCGAAAGGTAAAATTGGAATTCAGGATCATGGGAATCCAGCATTTTTTAAAAACATACGAATCAGAGAAATAAACTAA
- a CDS encoding RagB/SusD family nutrient uptake outer membrane protein, whose amino-acid sequence MKSKYRYGLALLLILNICACTNLDEDLYDKLPADQFGQKEKEINALIAPIYRTLKPIWSPAYFCMVDGSSDMAITPTRKGGDGWEGGLFKEFRFGTWTSGNRYVTDSYNGMMRGVSTCNQIYHMVNSNPSVNNKEQILAEIRAVRALWYYYLIDNYGNVPIVTDFTVTDKPKTSSRKEVYEFIISELNAVKDLLRADVTSNSYGKMTQGAAYTLLAKMYLNANIWNPTAGTKWQEVIASCDKVLSLGYTLESNWKASFAVNNQNSKEIIFPIVFSTVDGGNIMLQHTLHYLSNAALGLSTTGFNGINAMPGYVREFDTEDIRFAGSFLIGEMRDPATGQILMTAHGRPLIHHIDFTFKYSVDADGWGQVEQEDGARCYKWEFQKGVNGNMENDYAIFRLADIYLMKAEALVRSGTSNAEATELVNAIRKRAFTDPAKLLSSVTLNDIYKERRFEFAWELVSRQDMIRFGTFLNPIPGPVGRGAINAIRLIYPIPRTAIDANPGLTQNPGY is encoded by the coding sequence ATGAAATCAAAATACAGATATGGATTAGCATTATTGCTGATTCTCAATATATGCGCTTGTACTAACCTTGACGAGGATTTGTACGATAAACTTCCAGCCGATCAATTTGGCCAGAAAGAAAAAGAAATAAATGCGTTAATCGCTCCCATCTATAGAACCTTGAAACCAATTTGGAGTCCAGCCTATTTCTGTATGGTTGATGGTTCTTCGGATATGGCGATTACTCCTACGCGAAAAGGTGGAGATGGATGGGAAGGCGGATTATTTAAGGAATTCCGATTCGGAACATGGACTTCTGGAAACCGTTACGTGACAGATTCATATAACGGAATGATGCGTGGTGTATCAACTTGTAATCAGATTTATCATATGGTAAATTCCAATCCATCGGTAAATAATAAAGAGCAAATCTTAGCAGAAATTAGAGCTGTACGAGCATTATGGTATTATTATTTAATTGATAATTATGGGAATGTACCGATCGTGACAGATTTCACAGTAACCGATAAACCGAAAACTTCCTCCCGAAAAGAGGTCTATGAATTTATTATTTCCGAACTAAATGCAGTAAAAGATCTCCTACGTGCTGATGTTACTAGCAACAGCTATGGAAAGATGACACAGGGTGCAGCCTATACATTGCTTGCAAAGATGTATCTTAACGCTAATATTTGGAATCCAACCGCTGGAACAAAATGGCAAGAAGTTATTGCAAGTTGTGATAAAGTATTGTCATTAGGCTATACCTTAGAATCGAATTGGAAAGCCAGCTTCGCCGTGAACAACCAAAATTCTAAAGAAATCATATTTCCAATCGTATTCAGTACTGTTGATGGTGGTAATATCATGCTTCAACATACGCTTCATTATCTTAGCAATGCGGCATTAGGCTTGAGTACAACAGGATTCAATGGAATTAACGCAATGCCTGGATATGTGCGAGAATTTGATACGGAAGATATCCGTTTTGCTGGTTCTTTCTTAATTGGTGAAATGCGAGATCCTGCAACAGGACAAATACTAATGACTGCTCACGGCCGACCTCTAATCCACCATATCGATTTCACTTTTAAATATAGTGTAGACGCTGATGGATGGGGTCAGGTAGAACAAGAAGATGGTGCACGTTGCTACAAATGGGAATTTCAAAAGGGTGTTAATGGAAATATGGAAAACGACTATGCGATATTCCGTTTAGCGGATATTTACTTAATGAAGGCAGAAGCACTTGTACGTTCTGGTACGTCGAATGCGGAAGCAACGGAACTTGTCAACGCGATAAGAAAAAGAGCATTTACGGATCCTGCAAAATTGCTTAGCAGTGTCACATTAAATGATATTTATAAAGAGCGAAGATTCGAATTTGCCTGGGAACTGGTAAGTCGTCAAGATATGATTCGATTTGGCACATTCTTAAATCCGATACCCGGACCTGTGGGACGCGGGGCGATCAATGCAATCCGCTTGATTTATCCGATTCCACGTACGGCGATAGACGCAAACCCTGGTTTAACACAAAATCCCGGATATTAA